The DNA region ATGAACGACGACACCTGGGGACGGGTCCGCGAAGAACTGATCAAGAGGGTAGGGCGAAACAACTATGTGACCTGGATCGAGCCACTGAAGCTCAATGGCCTCAAGAACGGCGTCGCGCAGTTTGAAGTGCCGACCTCCTTCTTCGGTACATGGGTCAGCCGGAACTTCTCTGATCACATTCGCGCCCAGTTCAATCAGGCAGGTGAGCCGGTCGAGCGAGTGGAGTTTTCGGTGGCATCTGTTGCCGCCGGCCTTCGTCCCGCTACGCAAGGCGCCGCTGCCAACGGAACCCGCGTGGCAGAGCCGTCCGGCCAGCGCCCGGCGTCTCGTCCTCGGTCGGCGGATGATGACCTTCCGGGCGCACAGCTTGATGCGCGTTTCACCTTCGACAGCTTTGTCGTGGGCAAACCGAACGAGCTTGCCCATGCCGCCGCGCGACGCGTTGCCGAGGGCGGGCCGGTCAGCTTCAATCCGCTTTTCCTTTATGGCGGCGTCGGCTTGGGCAAGACCCATCTGATGCACGCCATCGCGCACGAGTTGATGGTGCGCCAGCCGGACCTTCGCGTGCTGTACCTTTCTGCCGAACAGTTCATGTACCGCTTCGTGCAAGCGTTGCGTGACCGGCAGATGATGGATTTCAAGGAGATGTTCCGGTCGGTCGACGTGCTCATGGTCGACGATGTCCAGTTCATCGCCGGCAAGGACAGCACGCAGGAAGAGTTCTTCCACACGTTCAATGCGCTGGTGGATCAGAACAAGCAGATCGTGATCTCGGCTGACCGGGCGCCGGGCGAGATCAAGGATCTGGAGGATCGCATCAAGTCGCGCCTGCAATGCGGCCTTGTCGTGGACCTTCACCCGACAGATTACGAACTGCGGCTCGGCATCCTGCAGCAGAAAGCGGAATACTACCGCAGCCAGTACCGCGGCCTGATCCTATCTGACGGCGTGCTGGAATTCCTGGCCCATCGCATCACGACGAATGTCCGCGTACTCGAAGGCGCGCTCACCCGCCTGTTCGCCTTCGCCTCACTGGTCGGGCGCGAGATCACCCTGGAACTGGCGCAGGATTGCCTTGCCGATATCTTGCGCGCCTCGGACCGCAAGCTGACCATCGAGGAGATCCAGCGGAAGGTGGCCGAACATTACAACGTGCGCCTGTCCGACCTGATCGGTCCGAAACGCCTGCGCGCCATTGCGCGACCGCGACAGGTGGCGATGTACCTGTCCAAGCAGATGACCCACCGCAGCCTGCCCGAGATCGGCAAACGTTTCGGCGGGCGTGACCACACCACGATCATGCATGGTGTCCGCAAGATCGAGGAGTTGATGGCAACCGACAGCCAGCTTGCAGATGATCTGCAACTGCTGAAACGGCAGCTTCAGGGCTGATGCGGGCGGGCTTGACGCCCCCCGCAAAGCCCCCCAATGTCACACGAAACGAAAGATGAACCGGCCTCGGCCGGGCGATCCGGTGTCCCCGAATGGGGCCCGTCAGGGGGATGGCGATGAAGTTCAGCATCGAACGCGGCACGCTACTGAAGGCGCTGGCGCAGGCCCAATCGGTTGTCGAACGCCGCAACACAATTCCGATCCTCGCGAATGTGCTGATCGAGGCCGAGGGCGACAAGGTCAGCTTCCGCGCCACCGACCTTGACATCGAAGTGGTCGATCGTGCTCCGGCCATGGTGGAACGCGGTGGCGCGACGACCGCCTCTGCCGTGATGCTGCATGAAATCGTGCGCAAACTTCCCGAAGGCGCGCTGGTCTCCATCACTGCCGATCCGGCCTCCGCGCGGCTGACCATCGCCGCCGGCCGATCCACCTTCAGCCTTGCCACGTTGCCGAAGGAAGACTTTCCGGTGATGGCCTCGCCGGACTACACCACAAACTTCGCGGCCCCCGCTCCGGTGCTGCGCCGGTTGTTCGACAAGGCGAAGTTCGCCATTTCGACGGAAGAGACGCGCTACTATCTGAACGGCGTTTACATGCACACCGCGACTGGCGAAGACGGTCCCGTGCTGCGCTGTGTGGCGACCGATGGTCACCGCCTTGCCCGCATCGACGCCCCGCTTCCGGCCAACGCCGAGGGGATGCCCGGTGTCATCGTGCCGCGCAAGACCGTGGGCGAACTGCGCAAACTGTTGGATGACGACGAAGCGCAGATTGCCGTCTCGGTCAGCGAAACCAAGATCCGCTTCGCCACCCCCGCGATCACCCTGACCTCGAAGGTCATCGATGGCACCTTCCCGGACTATTCCCGCGTGATCCCCATGGGCAACTCCCGCCGGCTGGAAGTGGACGCGAGCGAGTTTGCCAAGGCTGTGGATCGCGTAGCCACCGTGTCGTCGGAACGCTCTCGCGCCGTGAAGCTTTCGCTGGATGAGGATCGGTTGGTCCTCTCGGTCAACGCCCCTGATTCCGGCGCTGCCGAAGAGGAACTCGCCGTCGCCTATGACAGCGACCGGCTCGAGATCGGCTTCAACGCGAAATATCTGCTGGAGATCGCCAGTCAGGTCGACCGCGAGAACGCCGTTTTCCTGTTCAATTCGTCAGGCGACCCGACCCTGATGCGCGAAGGCAACGATACCTCTGCCATCTATGTCGTGATGCCAATGCGCGTGTGACCGGCCTCCGGGACACCCCCGGACGACCACGTTCCGCAAGCCAAGACGAAGGGCTGATGGCCGGGTTTGTCCTTTCCTCGCTGTCGCTGTCGCACTTCCGCAGCCACCGGGCGCTGCGGCTTGCGCTGGATGGCAGGCCCGTCGCTCTGTTCGGGCCGAATGGTGCGGGCAAGACCAACATCCTTGAAGCGGTCTCGCTTCTGTCGCCGGGCCGCGGTCTCCGTCGGGCCGAGACCGGCGATCTGGCGCGGCGGCCCGAAGCCCTTGGCTGGAAGATCGCCGCCGAAGTGGCTGCGCCGCGCGGGGCGCACGAGGTCGAGACCTGGGCCGAACCGGGCGAACCGCGGCAGGTCCGCATCGACGGTAAGCCCGCCACGCAAACCGCGCTTGGCCACCTTCTCCGCATGGTCTGGC from Neotabrizicola shimadae includes:
- the dnaA gene encoding chromosomal replication initiator protein DnaA yields the protein MNDDTWGRVREELIKRVGRNNYVTWIEPLKLNGLKNGVAQFEVPTSFFGTWVSRNFSDHIRAQFNQAGEPVERVEFSVASVAAGLRPATQGAAANGTRVAEPSGQRPASRPRSADDDLPGAQLDARFTFDSFVVGKPNELAHAAARRVAEGGPVSFNPLFLYGGVGLGKTHLMHAIAHELMVRQPDLRVLYLSAEQFMYRFVQALRDRQMMDFKEMFRSVDVLMVDDVQFIAGKDSTQEEFFHTFNALVDQNKQIVISADRAPGEIKDLEDRIKSRLQCGLVVDLHPTDYELRLGILQQKAEYYRSQYRGLILSDGVLEFLAHRITTNVRVLEGALTRLFAFASLVGREITLELAQDCLADILRASDRKLTIEEIQRKVAEHYNVRLSDLIGPKRLRAIARPRQVAMYLSKQMTHRSLPEIGKRFGGRDHTTIMHGVRKIEELMATDSQLADDLQLLKRQLQG
- the dnaN gene encoding DNA polymerase III subunit beta, whose protein sequence is MKFSIERGTLLKALAQAQSVVERRNTIPILANVLIEAEGDKVSFRATDLDIEVVDRAPAMVERGGATTASAVMLHEIVRKLPEGALVSITADPASARLTIAAGRSTFSLATLPKEDFPVMASPDYTTNFAAPAPVLRRLFDKAKFAISTEETRYYLNGVYMHTATGEDGPVLRCVATDGHRLARIDAPLPANAEGMPGVIVPRKTVGELRKLLDDDEAQIAVSVSETKIRFATPAITLTSKVIDGTFPDYSRVIPMGNSRRLEVDASEFAKAVDRVATVSSERSRAVKLSLDEDRLVLSVNAPDSGAAEEELAVAYDSDRLEIGFNAKYLLEIASQVDRENAVFLFNSSGDPTLMREGNDTSAIYVVMPMRV